A portion of the Acidihalobacter yilgarnensis genome contains these proteins:
- a CDS encoding IclR family transcriptional regulator, with protein sequence MSKSVNPIQVIERSATLLDTIAALPEAASLKILSAETGLHPSTAFRILASLTETGFVERDAAGRYVLGRKLLQLAGRVRRGIDIREEARVHMEWLRDQIGETVNLTVREGDEVIYIERVAPKRMMRVEQVIGSRAPLHVTAVGKLMLGELGDAFLHAYVQRTGLPAYTPKTITSAERLLAVVHAAGSRGIALDDEEAEEGVGCIGTLIHDSTSAVVAGLSISAPMERRQDAWVPLVRDAGRRIAERLGYFED encoded by the coding sequence ATGAGCAAATCTGTTAATCCCATCCAGGTCATCGAACGCTCGGCTACGCTGCTCGATACGATTGCAGCGCTGCCTGAGGCCGCCAGTCTGAAAATACTCTCCGCCGAGACCGGGCTGCATCCCTCCACGGCATTTCGCATCCTCGCGTCGCTGACGGAAACCGGTTTCGTCGAACGCGATGCTGCTGGGCGTTACGTGCTCGGACGCAAGTTGCTGCAGCTTGCAGGTCGGGTGCGGCGTGGTATCGACATCCGCGAAGAGGCGCGGGTGCACATGGAATGGTTGCGCGACCAGATCGGCGAAACGGTGAATCTCACCGTGCGCGAGGGCGACGAGGTGATCTACATCGAACGCGTTGCGCCCAAGCGCATGATGCGTGTCGAGCAGGTGATCGGCAGCCGCGCGCCACTGCACGTGACCGCCGTGGGCAAGCTGATGCTGGGCGAACTCGGCGATGCCTTCCTACATGCCTACGTTCAGCGTACCGGGCTGCCGGCCTATACGCCCAAGACCATCACCTCCGCCGAGCGCCTGCTCGCGGTGGTTCATGCGGCTGGGTCACGTGGTATCGCGCTGGACGATGAGGAGGCGGAGGAGGGCGTCGGTTGCATCGGTACGTTGATCCACGACAGTACCAGTGCCGTCGTCGCCGGCTTGTCGATTTCCGCGCCGATGGAACGCCGGCAGGATGCCTGGGTGCCACTGGTTCGCGATGCGGGGCGGCGTATTGCCGAGCGCCTGGGCTATTTCGAAGACTGA
- a CDS encoding class II fructose-bisphosphate aldolase, protein MKRNLAELLHEAAPGAAGCFNTLNLDMALAVLEAAENLGKPVIVGIASRHFEGMRTALRAPAYLKAIESAGIPATLHLDHAAPEQVDMIREALDLGFTSIMIDGSHLPFSENVDLTATVVELAKRYGAGVEGELGAVAGEEGVADTGHDAPAALPYTDAAEARRFVEQTGVDALAIAVGTAHGLYREAPHISLNTIEAVAAGVNVPLVMHGATGVGDDAIRESVRRGIRKINFFSGLLQTGMDEVRAQAGVKHNDYLGVLQSTHTRWRVLAEAQIRLYASVA, encoded by the coding sequence ATGAAGCGCAACCTCGCCGAGCTATTGCACGAAGCCGCGCCTGGCGCCGCGGGTTGCTTCAACACCCTCAATCTCGACATGGCGCTGGCGGTACTTGAAGCTGCGGAAAATCTCGGCAAGCCGGTCATCGTGGGCATTGCCAGCCGTCACTTCGAAGGCATGCGTACCGCATTACGCGCACCGGCCTACCTTAAGGCCATTGAATCGGCCGGCATACCTGCCACCCTGCACCTCGATCATGCCGCCCCCGAACAGGTCGACATGATCCGGGAAGCACTCGATCTGGGCTTCACCAGCATCATGATCGATGGATCACATCTGCCCTTCAGCGAAAACGTCGACCTGACCGCAACTGTCGTCGAACTGGCGAAGCGCTACGGCGCGGGCGTCGAGGGCGAGCTTGGCGCGGTGGCCGGTGAAGAGGGCGTGGCGGATACCGGCCATGACGCGCCGGCCGCACTGCCCTATACCGATGCCGCCGAAGCGCGACGCTTCGTCGAACAAACCGGGGTCGACGCACTGGCCATTGCCGTGGGTACTGCGCACGGCCTTTACCGCGAAGCACCGCATATCAGCCTGAACACCATCGAGGCCGTTGCCGCTGGGGTTAATGTGCCACTGGTCATGCATGGCGCCACCGGAGTCGGCGACGACGCGATCCGCGAATCGGTTCGCCGCGGTATCCGTAAAATCAATTTCTTCTCCGGTCTGCTGCAGACCGGAATGGACGAGGTTCGCGCCCAGGCAGGTGTTAAGCACAACGACTATCTAGGTGTGCTGCAATCCACGCATACGCGCTGGCGGGTACTGGCAGAAGCCCAGATCAGGCTCTACGCCAGCGTGGCGTAA
- a CDS encoding phosphoketolase family protein translates to MSSNPVEINNTDLPAYCEGIRHLGKPWQDFERYADKAVIAEGQSAIADPSDTRAVYQTLLAADALRYVTLQVCGSKGSGHPGGFASSAEAHASLMMLGHTNIVTEVGHHAPGFYASMFLDSSLEAMGINTLTDMMARFREKHGLLGHLSGAIPGLLAPAGPLGQGQHFAMAGALLHRDKLFPVTIGDGGMGEPYVLNAMMHFHTAYPEVTNFLPVLVWNGYSQEHHSMVSLLDNDAMIAYWKGHGFDEVILVDAKDFDDGAQDGTFVDSSRFGHDARLAFAGRVLSEMDRAAKSAMGGKLTAFVLKQLKGTGVHTTGAKSHNLYPADTLDAQHIIDGLKRRALPPHAWQLVRENLSRAGGGPAGKTAVTESELALAPLPEFAMQDFAKGEKAVPSTTMGALVAQLGKADPRFVVTNADGNEASAMKNINDALKIRHPTQDPLYNQMPNGQVYEPLNEDACAGLAAGLSLFGSRALWLSYESFAINGWPIVQTVTQAMAELRRKTPSIVTMFTAGALEQGRNGWTHQRPEIENYFAAMMRNGNVYPLFPCDANAIQAAYAYATGSFNKGMVIIASKSPLPVYLSLDEARLAIEEGAAVLYESTSGSKGTVVFAVTGDMVFLPVFEAKDALEAEGYRVRIVAVLNPRRLYRPSDVAWDTVSEADDRFMSDESFNALFDGDVLLAVSGGPSAPLEPVLLRSRAPRRDTLCWKRGETTASPAEIMDFNGITAARMIERARALS, encoded by the coding sequence ATGAGCAGCAATCCAGTCGAGATCAACAACACCGATCTGCCCGCCTATTGCGAGGGCATTCGTCACCTCGGCAAGCCTTGGCAGGATTTCGAGCGCTATGCGGACAAAGCGGTCATCGCCGAGGGCCAGTCGGCCATCGCCGATCCAAGCGACACCCGCGCCGTGTACCAAACCCTGCTCGCCGCCGATGCCTTGCGCTACGTCACCTTGCAGGTTTGCGGCTCAAAGGGCTCAGGCCACCCCGGTGGCTTCGCCTCCAGCGCAGAGGCGCATGCCTCACTGATGATGCTGGGGCACACCAATATTGTCACTGAGGTCGGACACCACGCCCCTGGCTTCTACGCCTCGATGTTCCTCGACAGCTCGCTTGAGGCCATGGGCATCAACACGCTGACCGACATGATGGCGCGCTTCCGTGAGAAGCATGGCCTTCTCGGCCATCTCTCCGGCGCCATCCCCGGTCTTCTGGCCCCCGCCGGCCCGCTCGGCCAGGGCCAGCACTTCGCCATGGCCGGCGCGCTGCTGCACCGCGACAAGCTGTTCCCCGTGACCATCGGCGACGGCGGCATGGGCGAGCCCTATGTGCTCAACGCCATGATGCACTTCCACACGGCCTACCCCGAAGTGACCAACTTCCTACCCGTGTTGGTGTGGAACGGTTACTCGCAGGAACATCATTCGATGGTGTCGCTGCTCGACAATGACGCCATGATTGCCTACTGGAAGGGACACGGCTTCGACGAGGTAATCCTGGTAGACGCCAAGGACTTCGACGACGGCGCCCAGGACGGCACCTTCGTGGATAGCAGCCGCTTCGGCCACGACGCGCGTTTGGCCTTCGCCGGCCGAGTGCTCAGTGAGATGGATCGCGCCGCGAAATCTGCGATGGGCGGCAAGCTCACTGCCTTCGTGCTCAAGCAGCTCAAGGGCACCGGCGTGCATACCACCGGCGCCAAATCGCATAACCTTTATCCTGCCGACACCCTCGACGCACAGCACATCATCGACGGCCTCAAGCGCCGCGCGCTGCCACCACACGCCTGGCAGCTCGTGCGCGAGAACCTCAGTCGCGCTGGCGGTGGCCCTGCCGGCAAGACGGCGGTGACCGAGTCGGAGCTGGCGCTCGCACCGCTGCCCGAATTCGCCATGCAGGACTTCGCCAAGGGCGAAAAGGCCGTGCCCTCGACCACCATGGGCGCACTGGTCGCACAGCTCGGCAAGGCCGACCCGCGCTTCGTGGTCACCAATGCAGACGGCAACGAAGCCTCGGCGATGAAAAACATCAACGACGCGCTCAAGATCCGCCACCCCACGCAGGACCCTCTCTACAACCAGATGCCGAATGGGCAGGTCTACGAACCACTGAATGAGGACGCCTGCGCCGGCCTTGCTGCGGGACTCTCGCTATTCGGTTCGCGCGCGCTGTGGCTCTCCTACGAATCCTTCGCGATCAACGGCTGGCCGATCGTACAGACCGTGACTCAGGCGATGGCCGAGTTGCGTCGCAAGACGCCGTCTATCGTCACCATGTTCACCGCAGGCGCACTGGAGCAGGGCCGTAACGGCTGGACCCATCAGCGCCCGGAGATCGAAAATTACTTCGCGGCCATGATGCGCAACGGCAACGTCTACCCACTGTTCCCCTGCGACGCCAACGCGATCCAGGCCGCCTACGCCTACGCCACCGGCAGCTTCAACAAGGGCATGGTGATCATCGCCTCCAAGAGCCCCCTGCCCGTGTATCTGAGCCTGGACGAAGCCCGCCTCGCCATCGAGGAAGGCGCCGCCGTGCTTTATGAATCCACTAGCGGCAGCAAGGGCACTGTGGTCTTCGCGGTTACCGGCGACATGGTCTTCCTGCCAGTCTTCGAAGCCAAGGACGCGCTCGAGGCTGAAGGCTACCGTGTGCGCATCGTCGCCGTACTCAACCCGCGCCGCCTATATCGCCCAAGCGATGTGGCCTGGGACACGGTTTCCGAGGCGGACGACCGTTTCATGTCCGATGAGTCGTTCAACGCACTGTTCGACGGCGACGTGCTGCTGGCCGTCAGCGGCGGGCCCAGCGCACCGCTAGAACCGGTGCTGCTGCGCAGCCGTGCCCCGCGTCGCGACACGCTCTGCTGGAAGCGCGGCGAAACCACCGCCTCGCCTGCGGAGATCATGGATTTCAACGGCATCACCGCCGCCCGCATGATCGAGCGCGCACGCGCACTGTCGTGA
- a CDS encoding four-carbon acid sugar kinase family protein, which produces MSTTKIIVLDDDPTGSQTVHGCLLLTSWDVDTLREALLDASPLFFVLTNTRGMSAERAKAVTREVCVNIRQALDALEQHGQRINPLLVSRSDSTLRGHYPVETDVIAETLGPFDAHFMVPAFFEGGRFTRDSVHYLITDGQPIPVHETEFARDSIFGYQHSYLPDYVEEKTAGRIRADQVERFTLADVRGDVSARLLGLHDNVCCVVDAEAQTDLDHFAAQLLQAATEGKRFLFRSAASLLTALAALPPQPVRPEEMATYVRNGRPGAVIVGSHVKKTTQQLGQLLRIPGVAEMEVDVDRIAGERDALLTDILERCHQAHADGLTPVIFTSRVERAFADQAARLAFGEQVSAFLMDIVRGLPVTLGFLISKGGITSNDVLSSGLALRISRVLGQILPGCSVVRCPDEHPRYPGLPVVIFPGNVGDEHALATAYTRLATTQAISR; this is translated from the coding sequence ATGAGTACCACCAAGATCATCGTACTGGACGACGACCCCACTGGCTCGCAAACGGTGCATGGCTGCCTGCTGCTGACCTCCTGGGACGTCGATACCCTGCGCGAAGCCTTGCTTGACGCCTCACCGCTATTCTTCGTGCTGACCAATACCCGCGGCATGAGCGCGGAACGTGCCAAAGCCGTCACCCGCGAGGTCTGCGTAAACATCCGGCAGGCGCTCGACGCGCTCGAACAGCACGGGCAGCGCATCAATCCGCTACTGGTCAGCCGCTCAGATTCCACTCTGCGCGGTCATTACCCGGTCGAAACCGACGTCATCGCGGAAACCCTCGGCCCTTTCGATGCGCACTTCATGGTGCCCGCATTCTTCGAAGGCGGGCGTTTCACCCGTGACAGCGTGCACTATCTCATTACGGACGGGCAGCCCATTCCCGTGCACGAAACCGAATTCGCGCGTGATTCCATTTTCGGTTACCAACACAGCTATCTGCCCGACTACGTCGAAGAAAAAACCGCCGGCCGCATTCGTGCAGATCAAGTGGAGCGCTTCACCCTGGCCGACGTGCGCGGCGACGTCAGTGCGCGTCTACTGGGGTTGCACGACAACGTGTGCTGCGTGGTCGATGCTGAAGCCCAGACCGACCTCGATCACTTCGCGGCCCAGCTGCTGCAAGCTGCCACCGAGGGCAAACGCTTTCTTTTCCGCAGTGCCGCCAGCCTGCTGACCGCACTGGCCGCATTGCCGCCACAACCCGTTCGCCCCGAGGAGATGGCGACCTACGTACGCAACGGGCGACCTGGCGCGGTCATCGTCGGCTCTCACGTCAAAAAAACCACACAACAACTCGGTCAACTGCTGCGGATACCCGGCGTGGCCGAAATGGAAGTCGATGTCGACCGCATCGCCGGCGAACGCGACGCACTGCTCACCGACATCCTGGAACGCTGTCACCAGGCACACGCCGACGGGCTGACGCCGGTGATATTCACCAGCCGCGTCGAACGCGCGTTTGCGGACCAGGCCGCGCGCCTTGCCTTCGGCGAACAGGTGTCTGCCTTCCTGATGGACATCGTGCGCGGGTTGCCTGTTACCTTGGGTTTTCTGATCAGCAAGGGCGGCATCACCTCCAACGACGTGCTCAGTTCCGGCCTCGCGCTACGCATCTCGCGCGTACTCGGCCAAATCCTGCCCGGCTGTTCGGTCGTCCGCTGTCCGGACGAACATCCCCGCTACCCAGGGCTGCCGGTGGTGATTTTTCCGGGCAACGTCGGGGATGAGCACGCTCTGGCCACCGCCTACACCCGCCTTGCCACAACCCAAGCTATCTCGCGATGA
- a CDS encoding DUF4194 domain-containing protein, which produces MLIDYLNDGLEKTGVTLDEYRELCLRLLNYGVLCRDESQIEQQLYDRYLRVSGWIDEYLSVVGVRVFHDRRFAYLRLYPPGSRMPGMADAAEEAFANGLRARLRQDEVALLLVLRQQYDKALREGQLDDGGYVTESIESLGIALRNQLGRSLPEKLTDRKRVFERLRKLRLIQYRQDDDLDTGEAGLRIHPMIVAFVTDEALLALEEALPVEPQAEEDDVS; this is translated from the coding sequence ATGCTGATTGATTATCTGAACGATGGGCTCGAAAAAACCGGCGTGACACTAGATGAATACCGCGAGCTGTGTCTGCGACTGCTCAATTACGGCGTGCTGTGCCGCGATGAAAGCCAGATCGAACAGCAGCTTTACGACCGCTATCTGCGAGTGTCCGGATGGATCGACGAATATCTGTCGGTGGTCGGTGTGCGTGTGTTTCATGACCGTCGTTTCGCCTATCTGCGACTCTATCCGCCCGGCAGCAGGATGCCGGGGATGGCGGATGCGGCCGAGGAGGCGTTTGCCAACGGTTTGCGCGCGCGTCTGCGGCAGGACGAGGTCGCCCTGCTGTTGGTGCTGCGGCAGCAGTACGACAAGGCCCTGCGCGAGGGGCAGCTTGACGACGGCGGTTACGTCACCGAATCGATCGAATCCCTCGGCATCGCCCTGCGCAACCAGCTGGGACGCTCACTGCCCGAGAAGCTGACCGACCGCAAGCGGGTATTCGAGCGCCTGCGCAAGCTGCGCCTGATCCAGTATCGCCAGGACGACGACCTAGACACTGGCGAGGCGGGCCTACGCATCCATCCCATGATCGTGGCCTTCGTGACCGACGAGGCCTTACTAGCCCTGGAAGAGGCGCTGCCGGTTGAGCCACAGGCGGAGGAAGACGATGTTTCTTAA
- a CDS encoding Wadjet anti-phage system protein JetA family protein, whose protein sequence is MLFDETRRHFFRPLNGKYRGQVVDCLSVLYERLYGAYADYSRNLTRDQVVETLEEAIARSPLLDEDEGEEYTPGARSQREQANWVLGLLLEHGWLERQMDEATLQATYAFTRHGRLFTQPMVDASGGRFRTRHRNTRNTRNALQSFLDKGEVYDLLDAYEYSERIVADFSDVIAELDERRRQLVREVESQQIVQRASDEFFDFMEKRFMPDVAIRLSADSVEKYRDEIAGLIERIKRKRREFKEQAECELRRAAPELIGEVSRSVLYSILDGIEARMHNASATMLPALRQALNGFTRRADIIMRQLSYSGGGLQNRLLRLTERFRQAAPERQIQALEASGETLATLSVGLADSDALRLFAPRKPRVVNASVEDSPAHDEASRREMFLQSALDQAFAFNSRAQRDYVFEALREGHRIHSQNLPVRDARELLMSAHIIEIGTQSTSEFAFRVTPTRQRVRTDYFDATDEFTLELTKRQDHAD, encoded by the coding sequence TTGCTTTTCGACGAAACCAGACGGCATTTCTTCCGCCCGCTCAATGGCAAATACCGAGGGCAGGTGGTCGATTGCCTGAGCGTGCTGTACGAGCGTCTATATGGCGCCTATGCAGACTACAGCCGCAACCTCACACGCGATCAGGTGGTCGAAACCCTGGAGGAAGCCATCGCGCGCAGTCCGCTGCTCGACGAGGATGAGGGCGAGGAATACACGCCAGGCGCAAGGAGCCAGCGCGAGCAGGCCAATTGGGTGCTGGGGCTGTTGCTGGAACATGGCTGGCTGGAGCGCCAGATGGACGAGGCCACACTGCAGGCCACCTACGCCTTCACGCGCCACGGTCGCCTATTCACCCAGCCCATGGTCGATGCTTCTGGCGGGCGCTTCCGGACACGGCATCGCAACACGCGCAATACGCGCAACGCACTGCAGTCCTTTCTCGACAAGGGCGAGGTCTACGATCTGCTTGATGCCTACGAGTATTCCGAGCGTATCGTCGCGGATTTCTCGGACGTGATCGCCGAGCTGGACGAGCGCAGGCGACAGCTGGTCCGGGAGGTCGAATCGCAGCAGATCGTGCAGCGCGCCTCGGACGAATTCTTTGATTTCATGGAAAAACGCTTCATGCCCGACGTGGCGATCCGGCTCTCAGCCGACTCCGTCGAGAAGTACCGCGACGAAATCGCTGGGCTGATCGAGCGCATCAAGCGCAAACGTCGCGAGTTCAAGGAACAGGCGGAATGCGAGCTGCGGCGGGCGGCCCCGGAGCTGATCGGTGAGGTCAGCCGCTCGGTGCTGTACAGCATTCTCGACGGCATCGAGGCGCGCATGCACAATGCCTCGGCCACCATGCTGCCGGCCCTGCGTCAGGCGCTCAACGGCTTCACCCGCCGAGCCGACATCATCATGCGCCAGCTCAGTTATTCCGGTGGCGGATTGCAGAACCGACTGTTGCGATTGACCGAGCGCTTCCGGCAGGCCGCGCCGGAGCGGCAGATACAAGCGCTCGAAGCGTCTGGCGAGACCCTGGCGACGCTGTCCGTTGGCCTTGCCGACAGCGATGCGCTTCGTCTGTTTGCCCCGCGTAAACCGCGCGTGGTCAACGCCTCCGTGGAAGACAGCCCGGCGCACGACGAGGCCTCGCGCAGGGAAATGTTCCTGCAGTCCGCACTCGACCAAGCCTTCGCCTTCAACAGCCGTGCGCAGCGAGATTATGTGTTCGAAGCCCTGCGTGAGGGGCACCGTATCCACAGCCAGAACCTGCCCGTCCGCGATGCCCGCGAATTGCTGATGAGTGCCCATATCATCGAGATCGGCACGCAATCGACCAGCGAATTCGCGTTCAGGGTCACGCCGACACGCCAACGGGTCAGGACCGATTACTTCGACGCGACCGACGAATTCACCCTGGAACTGACGAAACGCCAAGACCATGCTGATTGA
- a CDS encoding cupredoxin domain-containing protein codes for MSIRAYRAHIRAAIMPFYSLALVLAALMTSSVALAAPTALSLTWPQIQSLMKTDTGSTQSGDTIVYSGNHPIVVVEQVLPGFPYPTFEVDNIKNPTLVFTAGANITFYVINTSQVAPHSFAITTAGPPYAVVPADNRVTHPLVDTGNLPILPNPGRYSYAKVDWSAQKTGQYYYICLFPVHASFGMWGKIEVR; via the coding sequence ATGTCGATTCGTGCTTATCGAGCGCACATCCGCGCTGCAATCATGCCCTTTTACTCGCTCGCCTTAGTTTTGGCCGCCTTGATGACGAGCAGTGTCGCCCTGGCCGCGCCTACCGCCCTCTCGCTCACGTGGCCGCAGATCCAGAGCCTGATGAAAACGGATACCGGCAGCACACAGAGCGGCGATACCATCGTATATTCTGGAAACCATCCGATAGTCGTGGTCGAACAGGTTCTGCCCGGTTTTCCCTATCCGACCTTTGAAGTCGACAATATCAAAAACCCTACCTTGGTCTTTACGGCCGGCGCCAATATCACCTTTTACGTCATCAACACGAGCCAAGTAGCGCCGCACAGCTTTGCCATCACCACCGCCGGACCGCCGTATGCCGTCGTACCCGCGGATAATCGCGTCACCCATCCCCTCGTCGACACCGGCAATCTGCCCATCCTGCCAAATCCAGGTCGCTATAGTTACGCCAAGGTCGACTGGTCAGCCCAAAAAACGGGGCAATACTATTACATCTGCCTGTTTCCCGTGCACGCTTCCTTCGGCATGTGGGGCAAGATAGAGGTGCGTTAG